The Streptomyces sp. TLI_105 DNA segment GCACGTGCCCGCGTGGCTGCCGTTCGCGCGCCAGCGGGAGCTGGTGGACGCCTGCCGGGAGTGGGGACGCGGCCCCTTCCCGTACCGGCACACCGTGCTGCCCGGCGGCGGCGTCATGTCGGTGCGGTCACTGACCCTGGGCCGGCAGTGGGTGCCGTACCGCTACCTCGACACGGTCGGGGTCGAACTGCCGGACTGGCTGGTCGAGCTGGGCCGGGACGCGCTCGTCGAGGCGTACGGCGAGCACGGCGGCTTCACCCCCGACACCGCGCTCGTGAACTTCTACGCGCCGGGCGCGCGCATGGGCATGCACCAGGACCGGGAGGAGCGCTCCTCCGCGCCGGTGGTGTCGCTGAGCCTCGGGGACCGGTGCGTGTTCCGCTTCGGGAACGAGGAGAACCGCGGCCGGCCGTACCAGGACGTCGACCTGGTCTCCGGCGACCTCTTCGTCTTCGGCGGGGCTTCGCGCTGGGTTCACCACGGGGTCCCCAAGGTGTTCCCGGGGACGGCCGAGCCGGCGCTCGGCCTGGTGGGGCGGTTGAACATCACGCTCAGGGAGACCGGACTCAGCGTTTAATGTGCGGGGCATGACACCGGAACTGCGCCGCTCCCTGGGCCTCTTCGACGCGGTCGTGATCGGGCTCGGCTCGATGATCGGAGCGGGGATCTTCGTCGCGCTCGGGCCCGCCGCGGACGCGGCCGGCTCCGGGGCCGGGCTGCTCTGGGCACTCGGGCTCGCCGCCGTCGTCGCGTACTGCAACGCCATGGCCTCCGCGCGGCTGGCCGCCCTCCACCCCGCCTCCGGCGGCACGTACGTGTACGGTCGCGAACGCCTCGGTTCGTTCTGGGGGTACCTGGCCGGCTGGGCGTTCGTCGCCGGCAAGACCGCCTCGTGCGCGGCCATGGCGCTCACGGTGGGGGCGTACGTGTGGCCGGAGCAGGCGCACGCGGTGGCCGTCGCCGCCGTCGTGGCCCTGACCGCCGTCAACTACGGGGGAGTTCAGAAGTCGGCGCTCCTCACGCGGGTGATCGTGGCGCTCGTCCTCGCCGTGCTCGCCTGCGTGGTCACGGTGTCCTTCGGGAGCGGAGGGGCGGGGCTCTCGACCCCCGGCGGAGAGCTCACCACCGGCGGGCTCCTCCAAGCCGCGGGTTTGCTCTTCTTCGCATTCGCGGG contains these protein-coding regions:
- a CDS encoding alpha-ketoglutarate-dependent dioxygenase AlkB, which produces MSEGLFPRERATVAPGAVHVPAWLPFARQRELVDACREWGRGPFPYRHTVLPGGGVMSVRSLTLGRQWVPYRYLDTVGVELPDWLVELGRDALVEAYGEHGGFTPDTALVNFYAPGARMGMHQDREERSSAPVVSLSLGDRCVFRFGNEENRGRPYQDVDLVSGDLFVFGGASRWVHHGVPKVFPGTAEPALGLVGRLNITLRETGLSV